The following coding sequences lie in one Arabidopsis thaliana chromosome 3, partial sequence genomic window:
- a CDS encoding Spc97 / Spc98 family of spindle pole body (SBP) component (Spc97 / Spc98 family of spindle pole body (SBP) component; FUNCTIONS IN: tubulin binding; INVOLVED IN: microtubule cytoskeleton organization; LOCATED IN: chloroplast, spindle pole, microtubule organizing center; EXPRESSED IN: 22 plant structures; EXPRESSED DURING: 13 growth stages; CONTAINS InterPro DOMAIN/s: Spc97/Spc98 (InterPro:IPR007259); BEST Arabidopsis thaliana protein match is: spindle pole body component 98 (TAIR:AT5G06680.1); Has 30201 Blast hits to 17322 proteins in 780 species: Archae - 12; Bacteria - 1396; Metazoa - 17338; Fungi - 3422; Plants - 5037; Viruses - 0; Other Eukaryotes - 2996 (source: NCBI BLink).): MPVLATSLVSLKVEEPYLPPRNWESLPSQSGRFLPPTRSSASSSSSSSFVSESSLVRLALNALQGVESSLISIEQLSSAFCSEPADRTFHKIPSLWHRLSSTDALGQILRDIGCFGSLVFLLHKFVDHFTRLNLDVESAVEGQGSCKIGENEEVNNKSCYTLVNQAFAIAVRRVLEGYISGLDTLCASIELRRSSNIVDGSDHGSSRLGSLTNVVHPKITLLEVFLHTRELRTQIEALANICDLYDIALSYCASPWECLITEATTRFHGFYRGSDLLTYLYSQLQVADPTHSAMLKFLFLKTCEPYCEFIRSWMFKAELNDPHKEFIVECRSESTSFSWNKPGISPLKSVRERGGLVPCFLNGFLEPIVRAGQQLQVITKLLELCNLPASGHKNYTDLLPCWTYFSTTSPGYPSPITFSKLHIEVMIKKRDDYYRMMQEKLGDFSEKFEVFPGQVPGAISLPISYGDGDKNSIYFTLDESLLIPSTMAIDLTRDQSGSDSDDQNTEDRWFSEIDASCSSECSSTRDSLEASEVGLLDSQSTLVGPPPNYLSALRFSVASNGNCNQNLVQHSDSGYIDNNLVRQGEKADINHQWVDTKPEESTGVCEDDKFRGPLLIKSWPLGGLPRNPFCVDKKSADDDSEDPRNYSGARMEQRHLMNTDERKLFLNNISTSGSCSKHERRHDVLENCLSSKLDLMKDTKVNYPNDVLSMNPLVRCDFLRKHGNTNKRNQGKSLPWFDFSAVDDPSKTCITRIPVRVPIDFQKESHSPQTDRKSHRHANQERFDVEDPKVSSSQLSSGIKGCAEEKKSNAFGGGRWESMLRRSNNPETSAFSDRRQDSSGTFELPLDFVIDKCLLQEIHLQYNFVSKLAIKLLEEGFGLQEHLLALRRYHFMELADWADVFVVSLWHHKWLVTEADKRIAEIQGFLESSIQRSSCERDICKDRIFLYKRQGTMHIPPSTIGVRSFDFLRLGYRVDWPISIILTCDALTAYADVFSFLVQVKLAAYVLTDVWCSLKDVRHMMHEKKEKILKQELRWLNILMKLRHQVNHFVTALQQYVHSELSHVSWSKFLHSLKNKVKDMMDLESVHMAYLSEALRICFLSDETQIISNIIENILQCALDFRSCLPRGIQSTDRVPNDSWTKTLGINTSQVMMVKQNFDKELKELHKCHLRSPKHGKYGLSRFWDYLNFNLYYSDILHDSNIFSLIP; this comes from the exons ctCT GAATCGAGCTTGGTCAGGTTGGCGCTGAATGCTCTGCAAGGAGTTGAGTCTTCTCTTATTAGTATAGAACAGCTCTCTTCTGCATTTTGTTCTGAGCCAGCTGACAGGACCTTCCACAAAATTCCGAGCTTGTGGCATCGGTTGTCAAGCACTGATGCGTTGGGACAGATTCTTAGAGATATAGGCTGCTTCGGTTCTTTGGTATTTCTTCTCCATAAGTTCGTTGACCATTTCACAAGATTGAATTTGGATGTGGAATCAGCTGTTGAGGGACAGGGGAGCTGTAAAATTggtgaaaatgaagaagtCAATAACAAAAGCTGCTATACTCTTGTTAATCAGGCTTTTGCTATTGCTGTGAGGAGGGTCCTAGAAGGCTATATATCTGGGCTTGATACATTATGTGCATCGATAGAACTGAGGCGTTCATCAAACATTGTTGATGGGTCTGACCATGGTTCTTCTCGGTTAGGCAGCCTTACAAACGTCGTTCATCCAAAGATAACATTATTGGAAGTTTTTCTGCATACTAGAGAGTTAAGAACACAGATTGAAGCTCTGGCAAACATATGTGATTTGTATGATATAGCCCTTTCTTACTGTGCCTCTCCTTGGGAATGTCTCATTACTGAAGCAACCACGCGATTTCATGGGTTCTACAGAGGAAGTGACCTTCTTACTTACTTATATTCACAACTACAG GTTGCTGATCCTACTCACAGTGCTATGCTGAAGTTTTTGTTCCTCAAAACATGTGAGCCATATTGTGAGTTTATAAGATCTTGGATGTTTAAAGCCGAACTTAACGATCCTCACAAGGAGTTCATTGTGGAATGTCGCAGTGAGTCAACATCTTTTTCTTGGAATAAGCCTGGCATCTCCCCATTGAAGAGCGTAAGg GAGCGAGGAGGGCTTGTTCCGTGTTTCTTAAACGGCTTCTTGGAACCTATAGTAAGGGCTGGTCAACAGCTTCAAGTAATTACAAAACTTCTGGAACTGTGTAATCTTCCTGCGTCTGGACACAAAAATTACACAGATCTTCTTCCGTGTTGGACCTATTTTTCTACCACTAGTCCAGGGTACCCATCTCCAATAACTTTCAGCAAATTACATATAGAAGtgatgataaagaaaagagacgaTTACTACAGAATGATGCAAGAAAAACTTGGTGACTTTTCAGAAAAGTTTGAAGTGTTCCCTGGGCAG GTTCCTGGAGCAATATCTTTACCAATCTCCTATGGCGACGGAGACAAAAATTCCATTTATTTCACACTGGATGAGAGTTTACTAATTCCTTCAACAATGGCAATAGACTTGACCAG GGACCAGAGTGgctctgattctgatgatcAGAATACAGAAGACAGATGGTTTTCAGAGATAGATGCATCATGCTCATCTGAATGTTCATCGACTAGGGATTCTTTGGAAGCATCCGAGGTTGGACTCCTTGATTCACAAAGTACATTAGTGGGACCTCCACCAAATTATTTATCAGCTCTACGTTTCTCTGTTGCCTCTAATGGGAATTGTAATCAGAATCTGGTTCAGCATAGTGATTCAGGTTATATAGACAATAATCTTGTGAGGCAAGGTGAGAAGGCAGATATTAATCATCAGTGGGTGGATACTAAGCCAGAAGAGTCAACTGGAGTATGTGAAGATGATAAATTTAGGGGCCCTCTTTTGATTAAGTCATGGCCCCTTGGCGGATTACCTAGAAATCCATTTTGTGTTGATAAGAAGTCTGCAGACGATGACAGCGAAGATCCAAGAAATTATTCAGGAGCTAGGATGGAACAGAGGCACTTAATGAATACTGATGaaagaaaactatttttaaacAACATTTCCACCAGTGGCAGCTGTTCAAAGCACGAGAGAAGACATGATGTGCTGGAAAACTGTCTTTCATCGAAATTAGATTTGATGAAAGACACAAAGGTAAACTACCCTAATGATGTCCTCAGTATGAATCCCTTAGTGAGATGTGATTTCTTGCGCAAGCATGGTAACACAAACAAGAGGAACCAGGGGAAATCATTGccttggtttgatttttccgCGGTGGATGACCCTTCAAAAACATGTATTACCAGGATACCTGTACGAGTCCCTATTGATTTTCAGAAAGAATCTCACAGTCCTCAGACTGATAGAAAGAGTCATCGCCATGCCAACCAAGAAAGGTTTGATGTTGAAGATCCTAAAGTTTCTTCCAGTCAGTTATCTTCTGGTATAAAAGGTTGcgcagaagaaaaaaaatcaaatgcatTTGGTGGAGGTAGATGGGAGAGTATGCTTCGTAGATCAAATAACCCTGAAACTAGTGCCTTTAGTGATCGCAGACAGGACTCCTCTGGCACATTTGAATTGCCACTTGATTTTGTTATAGACAAGTGTCTACTGCAGGAAATACATCTTCA ATATAACTTTGTCAGTAAGCTAGCTATCAAGTTGCTCGAAGAAGGATTTGGCTTGCAAGAACATCTGCTAGCTCTACGTAGATATCATTTCATGGAACTAGCAGACTGGGCAGATGTATTTGTAGTGTCACTTTGGCATCAT AAATGGCTTGTTACAGAGGCAGATAAGAGAATTGCAGAAATTCAAGGGTTTCTAGAATCATCAATTCAGAGATCATCATGTGAACGAGACATTTGTAAGGACAGGATATTTTTGTACAAAAGACAAGGCACAATGCATATCCCACCATCAACCATTG GAGTGCGTTCCTTTGATTTCCTAAGGTTGGGTTATCGAGTGGATTGGCCAATCAGTATAATTTTAACATGCGATGCCCTGACAGCGTATGCTGATGTATTTAGTTTCCTGGTTCAAGTGAAACTAGCAGCCTACGTATTAACTGATGTCTGGTGTTCACTGAAG GATGTAAGACATATGATGcatgagaagaaagagaagatattgAAGCAAGAACTCCGGTGGTTAAACATATTGATGAAACTAAg GCATCAGGTCAACCATTTTGTAACAGCACTACAGCAATATGTACATTCAGAATTGTCTCACGTATCATGGTCCAAGTTCCTTCATTCCCTGAAAAATAAG GTCAAGGATATGATGGATCTTGAATCTGTGCATATGGCTTATCTAAGTGAGGCTTTGCGCAT ATGCTTCCTATCTGACGAAACCCAAATCATATCTAACATCATAGAGAACATCTTGCAATGCGCACTGGACTTCCGGTCTTGTCTTCCCAGAGGTATTCAGAGTACAGATCGAGTCCCAAACGATTCATGGACAAAAACATTAGGCATAAACACATCTCAG GTGATGATGGTGAAGCAGAATTTTGACAAAGAGTTAAAGGAGCTGCATAAGTGTCACCTGAGATCACCAAAACATGGGAAATATGGGCTCTCTCGCTTCTGGGACTACCTCAACTTCAACCTTTATTATTCAGATATCCTTCATGACTCTAACATCTTCTCTCTTATTCCTTAG
- a CDS encoding Spc97 / Spc98 family of spindle pole body (SBP) component, whose product MPVLATSLVSLKVEEPYLPPRNWESLPSQSGRFLPPTRSSASSSSSSSFVSESSLVRLALNALQGVESSLISIEQLSSAFCSEPADRTFHKIPSLWHRLSSTDALGQILRDIGCFGSLVFLLHKFVDHFTRLNLDVESAVEGQGSCKIGENEEVNNKSCYTLVNQAFAIAVRRVLEGYISGLDTLCASIELRRSSNIVDGSDHGSSRLGSLTNVVHPKITLLEVFLHTRELRTQIEALANICDLYDIALSYCASPWECLITEATTRFHGFYRGSDLLTYLYSQLQVADPTHSAMLKFLFLKTCEPYCEFIRSWMFKAELNDPHKEFIVECRSESTSFSWNKPGISPLKSVRERGGLVPCFLNGFLEPIVRAGQQLQVITKLLELCNLPASGHKNYTDLLPCWTYFSTTSPGYPSPITFSKLHIEVMIKKRDDYYRMMQEKLGDFSEKFEVFPGQVPGAISLPISYGDGDKNSIYFTLDESLLIPSTMAIDLTRDQSGSDSDDQNTEDRWFSEIDASCSSECSSTRDSLEASEVGLLDSQSTLVGPPPNYLSALRFSVASNGNCNQNLVQHSDSGYIDNNLVRQGEKADINHQWVDTKPEESTGVCEDDKFRGPLLIKSWPLGGLPRNPFCVDKKSADDDSEDPRNYSGARMEQRHLMNTDERKLFLNNISTSGSCSKHERRHDVLENCLSSKLDLMKDTKVNYPNDVLSMNPLVRCDFLRKHGNTNKRNQGKSLPWFDFSAVDDPSKTCITRIPVRVPIDFQKESHSPQTDRKSHRHANQERFDVEDPKVSSSQLSSGIKGCAEEKKSNAFGGGRWESMLRRSNNPETSAFSDRRQDSSGTFELPLDFVIDKCLLQEIHLQYNFVSKLAIKLLEEGFGLQEHLLALRRYHFMELADWADVFVVSLWHHKWLVTEADKRIAEIQGFLESSIQRSSCERDICKDRIFLYKRQGTMHIPPSTIGVRSFDFLRLGYRVDWPISIILTCDALTAYADVFSFLVQVKLAAYVLTDVWCSLKDVRHMMHEKKEKILKQELRWLNILMKLRHQVNHFVTALQQYVHSELSHVSWSKFLHSLKNKVKDMMDLESVHMAYLSEALRIRCFLSDETQIISNIIENILQCALDFRSCLPRGIQSTDRVPNDSWTKTLGINTSQVMMVKQNFDKELKELHKCHLRSPKHGKYGLSRFWDYLNFNLYYSDILHDSNIFSLIP is encoded by the exons ctCT GAATCGAGCTTGGTCAGGTTGGCGCTGAATGCTCTGCAAGGAGTTGAGTCTTCTCTTATTAGTATAGAACAGCTCTCTTCTGCATTTTGTTCTGAGCCAGCTGACAGGACCTTCCACAAAATTCCGAGCTTGTGGCATCGGTTGTCAAGCACTGATGCGTTGGGACAGATTCTTAGAGATATAGGCTGCTTCGGTTCTTTGGTATTTCTTCTCCATAAGTTCGTTGACCATTTCACAAGATTGAATTTGGATGTGGAATCAGCTGTTGAGGGACAGGGGAGCTGTAAAATTggtgaaaatgaagaagtCAATAACAAAAGCTGCTATACTCTTGTTAATCAGGCTTTTGCTATTGCTGTGAGGAGGGTCCTAGAAGGCTATATATCTGGGCTTGATACATTATGTGCATCGATAGAACTGAGGCGTTCATCAAACATTGTTGATGGGTCTGACCATGGTTCTTCTCGGTTAGGCAGCCTTACAAACGTCGTTCATCCAAAGATAACATTATTGGAAGTTTTTCTGCATACTAGAGAGTTAAGAACACAGATTGAAGCTCTGGCAAACATATGTGATTTGTATGATATAGCCCTTTCTTACTGTGCCTCTCCTTGGGAATGTCTCATTACTGAAGCAACCACGCGATTTCATGGGTTCTACAGAGGAAGTGACCTTCTTACTTACTTATATTCACAACTACAG GTTGCTGATCCTACTCACAGTGCTATGCTGAAGTTTTTGTTCCTCAAAACATGTGAGCCATATTGTGAGTTTATAAGATCTTGGATGTTTAAAGCCGAACTTAACGATCCTCACAAGGAGTTCATTGTGGAATGTCGCAGTGAGTCAACATCTTTTTCTTGGAATAAGCCTGGCATCTCCCCATTGAAGAGCGTAAGg GAGCGAGGAGGGCTTGTTCCGTGTTTCTTAAACGGCTTCTTGGAACCTATAGTAAGGGCTGGTCAACAGCTTCAAGTAATTACAAAACTTCTGGAACTGTGTAATCTTCCTGCGTCTGGACACAAAAATTACACAGATCTTCTTCCGTGTTGGACCTATTTTTCTACCACTAGTCCAGGGTACCCATCTCCAATAACTTTCAGCAAATTACATATAGAAGtgatgataaagaaaagagacgaTTACTACAGAATGATGCAAGAAAAACTTGGTGACTTTTCAGAAAAGTTTGAAGTGTTCCCTGGGCAG GTTCCTGGAGCAATATCTTTACCAATCTCCTATGGCGACGGAGACAAAAATTCCATTTATTTCACACTGGATGAGAGTTTACTAATTCCTTCAACAATGGCAATAGACTTGACCAG GGACCAGAGTGgctctgattctgatgatcAGAATACAGAAGACAGATGGTTTTCAGAGATAGATGCATCATGCTCATCTGAATGTTCATCGACTAGGGATTCTTTGGAAGCATCCGAGGTTGGACTCCTTGATTCACAAAGTACATTAGTGGGACCTCCACCAAATTATTTATCAGCTCTACGTTTCTCTGTTGCCTCTAATGGGAATTGTAATCAGAATCTGGTTCAGCATAGTGATTCAGGTTATATAGACAATAATCTTGTGAGGCAAGGTGAGAAGGCAGATATTAATCATCAGTGGGTGGATACTAAGCCAGAAGAGTCAACTGGAGTATGTGAAGATGATAAATTTAGGGGCCCTCTTTTGATTAAGTCATGGCCCCTTGGCGGATTACCTAGAAATCCATTTTGTGTTGATAAGAAGTCTGCAGACGATGACAGCGAAGATCCAAGAAATTATTCAGGAGCTAGGATGGAACAGAGGCACTTAATGAATACTGATGaaagaaaactatttttaaacAACATTTCCACCAGTGGCAGCTGTTCAAAGCACGAGAGAAGACATGATGTGCTGGAAAACTGTCTTTCATCGAAATTAGATTTGATGAAAGACACAAAGGTAAACTACCCTAATGATGTCCTCAGTATGAATCCCTTAGTGAGATGTGATTTCTTGCGCAAGCATGGTAACACAAACAAGAGGAACCAGGGGAAATCATTGccttggtttgatttttccgCGGTGGATGACCCTTCAAAAACATGTATTACCAGGATACCTGTACGAGTCCCTATTGATTTTCAGAAAGAATCTCACAGTCCTCAGACTGATAGAAAGAGTCATCGCCATGCCAACCAAGAAAGGTTTGATGTTGAAGATCCTAAAGTTTCTTCCAGTCAGTTATCTTCTGGTATAAAAGGTTGcgcagaagaaaaaaaatcaaatgcatTTGGTGGAGGTAGATGGGAGAGTATGCTTCGTAGATCAAATAACCCTGAAACTAGTGCCTTTAGTGATCGCAGACAGGACTCCTCTGGCACATTTGAATTGCCACTTGATTTTGTTATAGACAAGTGTCTACTGCAGGAAATACATCTTCA ATATAACTTTGTCAGTAAGCTAGCTATCAAGTTGCTCGAAGAAGGATTTGGCTTGCAAGAACATCTGCTAGCTCTACGTAGATATCATTTCATGGAACTAGCAGACTGGGCAGATGTATTTGTAGTGTCACTTTGGCATCAT AAATGGCTTGTTACAGAGGCAGATAAGAGAATTGCAGAAATTCAAGGGTTTCTAGAATCATCAATTCAGAGATCATCATGTGAACGAGACATTTGTAAGGACAGGATATTTTTGTACAAAAGACAAGGCACAATGCATATCCCACCATCAACCATTG GAGTGCGTTCCTTTGATTTCCTAAGGTTGGGTTATCGAGTGGATTGGCCAATCAGTATAATTTTAACATGCGATGCCCTGACAGCGTATGCTGATGTATTTAGTTTCCTGGTTCAAGTGAAACTAGCAGCCTACGTATTAACTGATGTCTGGTGTTCACTGAAG GATGTAAGACATATGATGcatgagaagaaagagaagatattgAAGCAAGAACTCCGGTGGTTAAACATATTGATGAAACTAAg GCATCAGGTCAACCATTTTGTAACAGCACTACAGCAATATGTACATTCAGAATTGTCTCACGTATCATGGTCCAAGTTCCTTCATTCCCTGAAAAATAAG GTCAAGGATATGATGGATCTTGAATCTGTGCATATGGCTTATCTAAGTGAGGCTTTGCGCAT CAGATGCTTCCTATCTGACGAAACCCAAATCATATCTAACATCATAGAGAACATCTTGCAATGCGCACTGGACTTCCGGTCTTGTCTTCCCAGAGGTATTCAGAGTACAGATCGAGTCCCAAACGATTCATGGACAAAAACATTAGGCATAAACACATCTCAG GTGATGATGGTGAAGCAGAATTTTGACAAAGAGTTAAAGGAGCTGCATAAGTGTCACCTGAGATCACCAAAACATGGGAAATATGGGCTCTCTCGCTTCTGGGACTACCTCAACTTCAACCTTTATTATTCAGATATCCTTCATGACTCTAACATCTTCTCTCTTATTCCTTAG